A window of Syntrophales bacterium genomic DNA:
CTGCACGTACGGTGCCCTGGGGGCCTTCTCCACCGGTGTCGGGAGCACGGATCTCGCGGCGGTCATGATGACCGGCGAAGTCTGGCTCCGCGTCCCCGAGAGCATGGAGATCGTCCTCCGCGGTCGCCTAGGGCGCTGGGTGGGCGGGAAGGACGTCATTCTCCACGTCATCGGCCGGATCGGCGTTGACGGTGCCCTGTACAAGGCCATGGAATTCAAGGGAGACGGTGTTTCCGCGCTGTCCCTGGCGGACCGGTTGACCATGGCCAACATGGTCATCGAGGCGGGGGCCAAGAATGGGATCTTCGCGGCGGATGCCGCCACGGAGGCCTATGTGAAGGAGCGGGCCGGCCGGACCGGCAGCCTCCTCGCCTCCGACCCGGACGCCCGGTACGCCGAGCGCCTGGAGGTGGACCTGGACGCCCTGGAGCCCCAGGTGGCCTTTCCCCACCTGCCCTCCAACACCCGGGGAATCCGCGACGCGGGCAACGTTCCCATCGACCAGGTCTACATCGGCTCCTGCACGAACGGCCGGATCGAGGACCTGCGGATCGCCGCGTCGCTCCTGAAGGGGAGAAAGGCGGCGCCGGGGCTCCGCCTGATCGTCGTCCCTGCCACGCCGGAGGTCTACGGCCAGGCCCTGCGGGAAGGGCTCCTGGAGATCTTCCTTGCCGCCGACGCCGTGATCGGTCCGCCTACGTGCGGACCTTGCCTGGGCGGGCACATGGGGATCCTGGCGGAGGGCGAGCGGGCCGTGGCGACAACGAACCGGAACTTCGTGGGCCGCATGGGCCACACGAAAAGCGAGGTCTACCTGGCCAACCCCGCCGTGGCTGCGGCGTCGGCCGTCCTGGGCCGGATCGCCGGACCCGACGAACTCGAGAGGGGTGCCCGATGAAATTCCGGGGCCGCGTGTGGATCTTCGGGGACAACGTCGACACCGACGTCATCTATCCCGCCCGGTACATGAACATCCACGATCCGAAGCAGATGGCCGCCCACTGCATGGAGGACGCCGACCCGGATTTCATGAAGAAGATCCGCCCCGGCGACATCATCGTGGCGGGAGAGAATTTCGGCTGCGGCTCCTCCCGGGAGCACGCCCCCATCGCCATCCGCGAGGCGGGCCTTTCGTGCGTCGTGGCCCGGAGCTTCGCCCGCATCTTCTACCGCAACGCTTTCAACATGGGGCTGCCCATCTTCGAGTCGGCGGATCTGCGGGACCGGGTGGCGGAGGGGGCTGAGATCGAGATAGACGGTGCCGCCGGGACGATCCGCATCCTCGGCGGAGAGGGAGAGACCCTGTCCATCCAGCCCATCCCGCCGTTCATGCAGGAACTGCTTCAGGACGGCGGCCTCATGAAGCACCTGGCGAAGAAGCGGTCCGCCGGGGAGGGACGGACATGAGCGGGAAACAATTCCGGATCGCCGTATTCGCGGGCGACGGCATCGGGCCGGAGGTTGTCCGGGAGGCCCTGCGGGTCCTTGAGGCCCTGACGGAGGACACGGGCCTGTCCGTCGATATCCGGGAGGGCTTTGTCGGCGGTGCCGCCTTTGACCGGTTCGGGGAGCCCCTTCCGGAGCAGAGCCTGTCGCTGGCGATGGAGTCCGACGCCGTTCTCCTTGGCGCCGTGGGCGGTCCCAAATGGGAGGCCCTTGAGTACGGCCTCCGGCCGGAGCGGGCCCTCCTGGGGCTCCGGGAGCGGCTGGGCCTGTTCGCCAATCTCCGCCCGGTCCACGTCTTCGAGGAACTTCTGGACGCCTCCCCGCTCAGGCGCTCCGTCGTCGAGGGAACCGACGTCCTGATCGTCCGGGAGCTGACGGGAGACCTCTACTTCGGGATCCCCCGGGGGGTCCGTGTCGAGGACGGGCAGCGGGTGGGGATCAACACCCTCGTCTACACGGAAGGGGAGATCCGCCGCATCGCGAAAACGGGCTTCGAAGCCGCCCGGGCGCGGAGAAGGAAACTGCTCTCCGTGGACAAGGCAAACGTCCTGGAGAGCACCCAGCTCTGGCGGGACGTGGTGACGGAGGTCGGCCGGGACTACCCGGACGTGGAGCTCGGCCACATGTACGTGGACAACTGTGCCATGCAGCTGGTCCGCAATCCGCGCCAGTTCGACGTCATCGTCACGACGAACATGTTCGGCGACATCCTGAGCGACGAGGCCGCCATGATCACGGGATCCATCGGCATGCTGCCGTCGGCGAGCCTTGGGGACGGCCGGGGGATGTACGAGCCCATCCACGGATCGGCCCCGGACATTGCCGGGACGGACGCGGCCAATCCCCTGGGAACGATCCTCTCCGTCGCCATGATGCTCCGCCATTCCTTCGGCCTCGAGAAGGAGGCCCGGCGGATCGAGGACGCCGTCCGGGCGGTCCTCCGGGACGGGCTCCGGACCCGCGACATCGCCGGGGACGGGGCAGGGCCGGCGCCCGTCGGCACCGTCGCCATGGGGGACGCCGTCGTCCGGAAGATCCGGGACGGGGCCTGACGGTCTCCCCGGGCAAGGACCGCCGGCGAACCGATCCGGCCGCCCCGAAGGGAGCGAAGATGCAGGACACACCCGGCCGGCCCTGGCCGGTCACCGTTTTCGACGCCATTCCCCTCCGCACGCCCGTCCGGGAGATCTATCGCCGCCTGGGCTGGCGGTCGGGACGTACGGAGCTTCCGGACGAGCGGCGGCGCGAGGTGGACCGGCAGATCCGGGAGGCCGAATCCCTGATTCATCTTCGGGGGGCGGCCCGGAGAGTTCCTCTCCGCCTCCTGGAGGCGGGACGTACGGTCCTGGCCGGAGGACAATCGCTGGAGAGCGCGAAGCTGTCCCGTTTCCTGGAAGGGTGCCCGGATGTTCTCCTGATGGCCGCCACGGCGGGAGGGGACATTGTAGCGGAGGCCTCCCGGGATACCGCCGCAGGAAGCGCCACACGCGGGGTGGTTCTGGACGCCGCGGCTAGCGAGATCACCGACGCCGCCCTGGACTGGATCGCGGCCTGGTTCAACAGGATGCTCCTCCGGGAGGGGCGGAGGCTGCTCAAAAGGCGGTATTCCCCCGGCTACGGGGACCTGGCCCTGGAGAGCCAGCGGACTCTCTTCAAACTCCTGGAGCTTGACCGGATCGGCGTTTCCCTGACGGATCACAGCCTCCTTGTGCCGGAAAAGTCCGTTATCGCCCTGACGGGCATCCTGCCGGGGACGGAGCCGGATCATGATCGCTGACCACTCGTTCCTGTTCGAAGAGGGGCTCTGGGGCGCCCGTGGATACTACATCGATTCCATCGGGGTCCCTTATCCGGTGGAGGGCGAATCCCGGATCACCCACGAGGGGGACTCTTGGATCAACGATTCGTGGATGCGCATCCCGGCGGACCCGCCCGTGGAATACCGGAACCGGTACGTGATCACGCCCTTCGAGGAAGGGACC
This region includes:
- the leuC gene encoding 3-isopropylmalate dehydratase large subunit — translated: MGLTITEKILLRHTDLTDIRPGMLINARVDVALGHDITAPIAIDEFRKAGGGKVFDPSRVVLVADHFTPNKDILSAGQVKILREFAREQGLTHYYEGGRCGVEHVLLHEKGIVVPGDVVIGADSHTCTYGALGAFSTGVGSTDLAAVMMTGEVWLRVPESMEIVLRGRLGRWVGGKDVILHVIGRIGVDGALYKAMEFKGDGVSALSLADRLTMANMVIEAGAKNGIFAADAATEAYVKERAGRTGSLLASDPDARYAERLEVDLDALEPQVAFPHLPSNTRGIRDAGNVPIDQVYIGSCTNGRIEDLRIAASLLKGRKAAPGLRLIVVPATPEVYGQALREGLLEIFLAADAVIGPPTCGPCLGGHMGILAEGERAVATTNRNFVGRMGHTKSEVYLANPAVAAASAVLGRIAGPDELERGAR
- a CDS encoding 3-isopropylmalate dehydratase small subunit, producing MKFRGRVWIFGDNVDTDVIYPARYMNIHDPKQMAAHCMEDADPDFMKKIRPGDIIVAGENFGCGSSREHAPIAIREAGLSCVVARSFARIFYRNAFNMGLPIFESADLRDRVAEGAEIEIDGAAGTIRILGGEGETLSIQPIPPFMQELLQDGGLMKHLAKKRSAGEGRT
- the leuB gene encoding 3-isopropylmalate dehydrogenase gives rise to the protein MSGKQFRIAVFAGDGIGPEVVREALRVLEALTEDTGLSVDIREGFVGGAAFDRFGEPLPEQSLSLAMESDAVLLGAVGGPKWEALEYGLRPERALLGLRERLGLFANLRPVHVFEELLDASPLRRSVVEGTDVLIVRELTGDLYFGIPRGVRVEDGQRVGINTLVYTEGEIRRIAKTGFEAARARRRKLLSVDKANVLESTQLWRDVVTEVGRDYPDVELGHMYVDNCAMQLVRNPRQFDVIVTTNMFGDILSDEAAMITGSIGMLPSASLGDGRGMYEPIHGSAPDIAGTDAANPLGTILSVAMMLRHSFGLEKEARRIEDAVRAVLRDGLRTRDIAGDGAGPAPVGTVAMGDAVVRKIRDGA